From the Burkholderia ubonensis genome, one window contains:
- a CDS encoding DUF3025 domain-containing protein, translated as MSAAPPRAAGEPDSGAAAFARIDWSAPWLAGYAATGRVVQAGALDGESALLAALNGALNGATGGTPLVTGRGAPLRFVPQADLPAGVAYETHIAATGGVPTRHNLHDFFNALVWFAYPRIKAALNARQAAAIDTAGGVGPVRGSLRDALTLFDENAALFVTADPALADALRGFDWRALLVAARDAWGARCEARLVGHALLEKLVAPYKSCTAHAWIVEVSDDYFSWPAACRAAHVDAQVARMLATRDLTSRDFAPLPVLGVPGWCAANADPGFYDDSAVFRSGRRTRPL; from the coding sequence GTGAGCGCCGCGCCGCCGCGCGCGGCCGGTGAGCCGGACAGCGGTGCGGCGGCGTTCGCGCGGATCGACTGGTCCGCGCCGTGGCTCGCGGGCTATGCCGCGACGGGGCGCGTCGTGCAGGCGGGCGCGCTCGACGGCGAGTCCGCGCTGCTCGCCGCGCTGAATGGCGCACTGAATGGCGCGACGGGCGGCACGCCGCTCGTCACCGGCCGCGGCGCGCCGCTGCGCTTCGTGCCGCAGGCCGACCTGCCGGCCGGCGTCGCGTACGAGACCCATATCGCCGCAACGGGCGGCGTGCCGACCCGGCACAATCTCCACGATTTCTTCAATGCGCTCGTCTGGTTCGCGTATCCGCGCATCAAGGCGGCGCTGAACGCGCGCCAGGCCGCGGCGATCGATACGGCGGGCGGCGTCGGGCCCGTGCGCGGCTCGTTGCGCGACGCGCTGACGCTGTTCGACGAGAATGCCGCACTGTTCGTGACGGCCGATCCGGCACTCGCCGATGCGCTGCGCGGCTTCGACTGGCGCGCGCTGCTGGTGGCCGCGCGCGACGCGTGGGGGGCGCGCTGCGAGGCGCGGCTCGTCGGGCATGCGCTGCTCGAGAAGCTCGTCGCGCCGTACAAGTCCTGCACCGCGCACGCGTGGATCGTCGAAGTGAGCGACGACTATTTTTCGTGGCCGGCCGCGTGCCGGGCCGCGCATGTCGATGCGCAGGTCGCGCGGATGCTCGCGACGCGAGACCTGACGAGCCGCGATTTCGCGCCGCTGCCGGTGCTGGGCGTGCCGGGCTGGTGCGCGGCGAACGCCGATCCCGGGTTCTACGACGATTCCGCGGTGTTTCGCAGCGGGCGGCGGACTCGGCCACTGTAA
- a CDS encoding class II glutamine amidotransferase — translation MCQLLGMNCAAPTDVTFSFTGFAARGGLTDHHADGWGIAFFEDKACRLFIDHQASATSPIAEMVKRYPIKSKNTIAHIRKATQGHILLENSHPFMRELWGRHWIFAHNGDLQDYAPDMEGSVYHPVGTTDSERAFCVLMQGLREAFPGAQPPLPELFERVGELTRGITDHGVFNFLMSNGQALFAHCSTRLHYIVRRWPFSTAHLVDEDLSIDFAKYTTPEDRVAVIATQPLTDNEVWTAFEPGELIMFQCGDVAARMQIPVPPAVLEKLRNPALDASASAPVRPLPAVEADVSEDAFDF, via the coding sequence ATGTGCCAACTCTTAGGAATGAACTGCGCCGCGCCGACGGACGTCACATTCTCCTTCACCGGTTTCGCGGCCCGGGGCGGACTCACCGATCACCATGCCGACGGCTGGGGCATCGCGTTCTTCGAAGACAAGGCCTGCCGCCTGTTCATCGATCACCAGGCATCGGCCACGTCGCCGATCGCCGAGATGGTCAAGCGCTACCCGATCAAGTCGAAGAACACGATCGCGCACATCCGCAAGGCGACGCAGGGCCACATCCTGCTCGAGAACAGCCACCCGTTCATGCGCGAGCTGTGGGGCCGGCACTGGATCTTCGCGCATAACGGCGACCTGCAGGACTACGCGCCGGACATGGAAGGCAGCGTCTATCATCCGGTCGGCACGACCGACAGCGAACGCGCGTTCTGCGTGCTGATGCAGGGGCTGCGCGAAGCGTTCCCCGGCGCGCAGCCGCCGCTGCCCGAGCTGTTCGAGCGGGTCGGCGAGCTGACCCGCGGCATCACCGACCACGGCGTGTTCAACTTCCTGATGTCGAACGGGCAGGCGCTGTTCGCGCACTGCTCGACGCGGCTGCACTACATCGTGCGCCGCTGGCCGTTCTCGACCGCGCATCTCGTCGACGAAGACCTGTCGATCGACTTCGCGAAGTACACGACGCCGGAAGACCGCGTCGCGGTGATCGCGACGCAGCCGCTCACCGACAACGAAGTGTGGACCGCGTTCGAGCCGGGCGAGCTGATCATGTTCCAGTGCGGCGACGTCGCCGCGCGGATGCAGATCCCGGTGCCGCCCGCCGTGCTCGAGAAGCTGCGCAACCCGGCGCTCGACGCGTCGGCGTCCGCGCCCGTGCGGCCGCTGCCGGCCGTCGAGGCGGACGTCAGCGAAGACGCGTTCGACTTCTGA
- a CDS encoding amino acid ABC transporter ATP-binding protein, producing the protein MISIKNVSKWYGQFQVLTDCTTEVKKGEVVVVCGPSGSGKSTLIKTVNGLEPFQQGEILVNGQSVGDKKTNLSKLRSKVGMVFQHFELFPHLSITENLTLAQIKVLGRGKDEATEKGIKLLDRVGLKAHAHKYPGQLSGGQQQRVAIARALSMDPIAMLFDEPTSALDPEMINEVLDVMVELAKEGMTMMVVTHEMGFAKKVAHRVIFMDKGAIVEDDRKEDFFANPRSDRAKDFLAKILH; encoded by the coding sequence ATGATTTCCATCAAGAACGTTTCGAAGTGGTACGGCCAGTTTCAGGTCCTCACCGATTGCACGACCGAGGTGAAGAAGGGCGAGGTGGTCGTCGTCTGCGGTCCGTCGGGTTCGGGCAAGTCGACGCTGATCAAGACCGTGAACGGCCTCGAGCCGTTCCAGCAGGGCGAGATCCTCGTCAACGGCCAGTCGGTCGGCGACAAGAAGACGAACCTGTCGAAGCTGCGCTCGAAGGTCGGGATGGTGTTCCAGCACTTCGAGCTGTTTCCGCACCTGTCGATCACCGAGAACCTGACGCTCGCGCAGATCAAGGTGCTCGGCCGCGGCAAGGACGAGGCGACCGAGAAGGGCATCAAGCTGCTCGACCGCGTCGGCCTGAAGGCGCACGCGCACAAGTATCCGGGCCAGCTGTCGGGCGGCCAGCAGCAGCGGGTCGCGATCGCGCGCGCGCTGTCGATGGACCCGATCGCGATGCTGTTCGACGAGCCGACGTCGGCGCTCGATCCCGAGATGATCAACGAGGTGCTCGACGTGATGGTCGAACTCGCGAAGGAAGGGATGACGATGATGGTCGTCACGCACGAGATGGGTTTCGCGAAGAAGGTCGCGCACCGCGTGATCTTCATGGACAAGGGCGCGATCGTCGAGGACGACCGCAAGGAAGACTTCTTCGCGAATCCGCGGTCGGACCGCGCGAAGGACTTCCTCGCGAAGATCCTGCATTGA
- the gltK gene encoding glutamate/aspartate ABC transporter permease GltK — protein sequence MHQFDWSSIPGALPTLWTGAVITLQITALAIVVGIVWGTLLALMRLSGVKPLAWFAQGYVTVFRSIPLVMVLLWFFLIVPQVLQGVLGLSPTIDIRLASAMVAFSLFEAAYYSEIIRAGIQAVPRGQVNAAFALGMNYATAMRLVILPQAFRAMVPLLLTQAIVLFQDTSLVYVISLADFFRTAANIGDRDGTSVEMILFAGACYFVICSVASALVKGLQKKVTR from the coding sequence ATGCATCAGTTCGACTGGAGTAGTATTCCCGGCGCGCTGCCGACGCTCTGGACGGGCGCGGTCATCACGCTCCAGATCACGGCGCTCGCGATCGTCGTCGGCATCGTCTGGGGCACGCTGCTCGCGCTGATGCGGCTGTCGGGCGTCAAGCCGCTCGCGTGGTTCGCGCAGGGCTACGTGACGGTGTTCCGCTCGATTCCGCTCGTGATGGTGCTGCTGTGGTTCTTCCTGATCGTGCCGCAGGTGCTGCAGGGCGTGCTCGGGCTGTCGCCGACGATCGACATCCGGCTCGCGTCGGCGATGGTCGCGTTCTCGCTGTTCGAGGCCGCGTATTATTCCGAGATCATCCGCGCCGGCATCCAGGCGGTGCCGCGCGGGCAGGTGAACGCCGCGTTCGCGCTCGGCATGAACTACGCGACGGCGATGCGCCTCGTGATCCTGCCTCAGGCCTTCCGCGCGATGGTGCCGCTGCTGCTCACGCAGGCGATCGTGCTGTTCCAGGACACGTCGCTCGTCTACGTGATCAGTCTCGCGGACTTCTTCCGCACGGCCGCCAACATCGGCGATCGCGACGGCACGAGCGTCGAGATGATCCTGTTCGCGGGTGCATGCTATTTCGTGATTTGCTCGGTGGCGTCCGCCCTCGTCAAAGGTCTCCAGAAAAAGGTCACAAGATGA
- a CDS encoding amino acid ABC transporter permease → MSYHWNWGIFLSPVSTGEPTTYFGWLMSGFGVTIKVSLTAWVIALVVGSLFGVLRTVPNKWLSAIGTVYVSIFRNIPLIVQFFIWYLVVPELLPPSIGTWIKQLPPGTQFFTASIVCLGLFTGARVCEQVRSGINALPKGQRAAGLAMGFTQWQTYRYVLLPVAYRIIVPPLTSEFLNIFKNSAVASTIGLLDLSAQARQLVDYTAQTYESFIAVTLAYVVINLVVMAFMRWVEGKSRLPGYIGGK, encoded by the coding sequence ATGTCATACCACTGGAACTGGGGCATCTTCCTGAGCCCCGTATCGACCGGCGAGCCGACCACTTACTTCGGATGGCTGATGTCCGGGTTCGGGGTGACGATCAAGGTGTCGCTCACCGCCTGGGTGATCGCGCTGGTCGTCGGTTCGCTGTTCGGCGTGCTGCGCACCGTGCCGAACAAATGGCTGTCGGCGATCGGCACGGTCTACGTGTCGATCTTCCGGAACATCCCGCTGATCGTGCAGTTCTTCATCTGGTACCTCGTCGTGCCGGAACTGCTGCCGCCGTCGATCGGCACCTGGATCAAGCAGTTGCCGCCGGGCACGCAGTTCTTCACCGCGTCGATCGTCTGTCTCGGCCTGTTCACGGGCGCGCGCGTGTGCGAGCAGGTGCGCTCGGGCATCAACGCGCTGCCGAAGGGCCAGCGCGCCGCCGGCCTCGCGATGGGCTTCACGCAGTGGCAGACGTACCGCTACGTGCTGCTGCCGGTCGCGTACCGGATCATCGTGCCGCCGCTCACGTCGGAATTCCTGAACATCTTCAAGAATTCCGCGGTCGCGTCGACGATCGGCCTGCTCGACCTGTCCGCACAGGCGCGCCAGCTCGTCGACTACACCGCGCAGACGTATGAATCGTTCATCGCCGTCACGCTCGCGTACGTGGTCATCAACCTCGTCGTGATGGCGTTCATGCGCTGGGTCGAAGGCAAGTCCCGGCTGCCCGGCTACATCGGAGGCAAGTGA
- a CDS encoding glutamate/aspartate ABC transporter substrate-binding protein: MKYHKAILMAAALCAFASGAHAQETGTLKKIKDTGVIALGHRESSIPFSYYDQNQQVVGYSRDFQLKVVDAVKKKLNLPNLQVKNIPVTSQNRIPLVQNGTVDIECGSTTNNTERQQQAAFSDTIFVIGTRLMTKKDSGIKDFADLKGKTVVTTAGTTSERLLRKMNNDKQLGMNIISAKDHGDSFNTLESGRAVAFMMDDALLAGERAKAKQPGEWVIVGTPQSEEAYGCMMRKGDADFKKVVDDAISQVEKSGEAAKIYAKWFENPIPPKGLNLNFPLSDSMKKLYANPNDKALD, translated from the coding sequence ATGAAATACCACAAGGCAATCCTGATGGCCGCGGCGCTCTGCGCGTTCGCAAGCGGCGCGCATGCGCAGGAGACCGGCACGCTGAAGAAAATCAAGGACACGGGCGTGATCGCGCTGGGACACCGCGAATCGTCGATCCCGTTCTCGTATTACGACCAGAACCAGCAGGTGGTCGGCTATTCGCGGGACTTCCAGCTGAAGGTGGTCGACGCGGTGAAGAAGAAGCTGAACCTGCCGAACCTGCAGGTGAAGAACATCCCGGTCACGTCGCAGAACCGTATCCCGCTCGTGCAGAACGGCACGGTCGACATCGAGTGCGGCTCGACGACCAACAACACCGAGCGTCAGCAGCAGGCGGCGTTCTCCGACACGATCTTCGTGATCGGCACGCGCCTGATGACGAAGAAGGATTCGGGCATCAAGGATTTCGCGGACCTGAAGGGCAAGACGGTCGTGACGACGGCCGGCACGACGTCCGAGCGCCTGCTGCGCAAGATGAACAACGACAAGCAGCTCGGCATGAACATCATCAGCGCGAAGGATCACGGCGATTCGTTCAATACGCTGGAATCGGGCCGCGCGGTCGCGTTCATGATGGATGACGCGCTGCTCGCGGGCGAGCGCGCGAAGGCGAAGCAGCCGGGCGAATGGGTGATCGTCGGCACGCCGCAATCGGAAGAGGCGTACGGCTGCATGATGCGCAAGGGCGATGCGGACTTCAAGAAGGTCGTCGACGACGCGATCTCGCAGGTCGAGAAGTCGGGCGAAGCCGCGAAGATCTACGCGAAGTGGTTCGAGAACCCGATCCCGCCGAAGGGGCTGAACCTGAACTTCCCGCTGTCCGATTCGATGAAGAAGCTGTACGCGAACCCGAACGACAAGGCGCTCGACTGA
- a CDS encoding Glu/Leu/Phe/Val family dehydrogenase, whose protein sequence is MSSQQQSIPSYLHADDLGPWGNYLQQVDRVAPYLGSLSRWLETLKRPKRILVVDVPIELDNGTVAHFEGYRVQHNVSRGPGKGGVRYHQDVTLSEVMALSAWMSVKNAAVNVPYGGAKGGIRVDPRKLSRGELERVTRRYTSEIGIIIGPNTDIPAPDVNTNEQVMAWMMDTYSMNQGQTATGVVTGKPISLGGSLGRKEATGRGVFVVGCEAAKKKGLEIEGARIAVQGFGNVGGIAAKLFQEAGAKVIAVQDHTGTIYKPSGLDANKLLDHVARTGGVAGFEGAEPMPNDEFWTVETDILIPAALENQITEKNAGKIRTKIIVEGANGPTTTAADDILTANGVLVIPDVIANAGGVTVSYFEWVQDFSSFFWTEDEINHRLERVMREAFAGVWAVAEEHKVSVRTAAFIVACKRILMAREMRGLYP, encoded by the coding sequence ATGTCTTCGCAACAGCAGTCCATCCCGTCCTACTTGCACGCCGACGATCTTGGCCCGTGGGGCAACTACCTTCAGCAAGTCGATCGCGTCGCGCCGTACCTCGGCTCGCTGTCGCGCTGGCTCGAAACGCTGAAGCGTCCGAAGCGCATCCTGGTCGTCGACGTGCCGATCGAGCTCGACAACGGCACCGTCGCGCACTTCGAGGGCTACCGCGTGCAGCACAACGTGTCGCGCGGCCCGGGCAAGGGCGGCGTGCGTTACCACCAGGACGTGACGCTGTCGGAAGTGATGGCGCTGTCCGCGTGGATGTCGGTGAAGAACGCAGCAGTGAACGTGCCGTACGGCGGCGCGAAGGGCGGCATCCGCGTCGACCCGCGCAAGCTGTCGCGTGGCGAGCTCGAGCGCGTGACGCGCCGCTACACCAGCGAAATCGGCATCATCATCGGCCCGAACACCGACATTCCGGCGCCGGACGTCAACACCAACGAACAGGTGATGGCGTGGATGATGGACACGTACTCGATGAACCAGGGCCAGACGGCCACCGGCGTCGTGACCGGCAAGCCGATCTCGCTCGGCGGTTCGCTCGGCCGCAAGGAAGCGACGGGCCGCGGCGTGTTCGTGGTCGGCTGCGAAGCGGCGAAGAAGAAGGGCCTCGAGATCGAAGGCGCGCGCATCGCGGTGCAGGGCTTCGGCAACGTCGGCGGCATCGCGGCGAAGCTGTTCCAGGAAGCGGGCGCGAAGGTGATCGCGGTGCAGGATCACACCGGCACGATCTACAAGCCGTCCGGCCTCGACGCGAACAAGCTGCTCGACCACGTGGCCCGCACGGGCGGCGTTGCGGGCTTCGAAGGCGCTGAACCGATGCCGAACGACGAGTTCTGGACGGTCGAGACCGACATCCTGATCCCGGCGGCGCTGGAAAACCAGATCACCGAGAAGAACGCGGGGAAGATCCGCACCAAGATCATCGTCGAAGGCGCGAACGGCCCGACGACGACCGCGGCGGACGACATCCTGACCGCGAACGGCGTGCTGGTGATCCCGGACGTGATCGCGAACGCGGGCGGCGTGACCGTGTCGTACTTCGAATGGGTGCAGGACTTCTCGAGCTTCTTCTGGACGGAAGACGAGATCAACCACCGTCTCGAGCGCGTGATGCGCGAAGCGTTCGCCGGCGTGTGGGCGGTCGCGGAAGAGCACAAGGTGTCGGTGCGTACCGCGGCGTTCATCGTCGCGTGCAAGCGCATCCTGATGGCGCGCGAAATGCGCGGCCTGTACCCTTGA
- a CDS encoding LysR substrate-binding domain-containing protein, translated as MELKWLEDFVSLAETRSFSRSAELRHVSQPAFSRRIQALEAWLATELIDRSVYPTRLTQAGQIFYEQALTMLSHAHEARTLLRGHVGAPVPTIEFAVPHTLSLTYFPRWLQRIEAKMGPVHTRLRALNVHDAVLSLVEGGCDLVMGYHHPSHPVALDPARYDMLTLGSEPISPFSAPGRAGRPRYTLPGAADARVPYLSYTPNAYLGRMTEVIIANAPTPLFLDRVYETDMAEGLKAMALAGHGIAFLPHSAVEDAVASGRLIRLDRAVRGGAHPFTLTMEIRLYCDKVALQGGEPRQKLVRALWDVVSDELREAAG; from the coding sequence ATGGAACTGAAATGGCTCGAAGACTTCGTCTCGCTCGCGGAGACGCGCAGCTTTAGCCGGTCCGCCGAGTTGCGGCACGTGTCGCAGCCGGCGTTCTCGCGCCGCATCCAGGCGCTCGAAGCGTGGCTCGCGACCGAGCTGATCGATCGTTCGGTCTATCCGACCCGCCTCACGCAGGCCGGCCAGATCTTCTACGAGCAGGCGCTGACGATGCTGTCGCACGCGCACGAGGCGCGCACGCTGCTGCGCGGCCACGTCGGCGCGCCGGTGCCGACGATCGAGTTCGCGGTGCCGCACACGCTGTCGCTCACGTATTTCCCGCGCTGGCTGCAGCGGATCGAGGCGAAGATGGGGCCGGTTCACACGCGGCTGCGCGCACTGAACGTGCACGACGCGGTGCTGTCGCTCGTCGAGGGCGGCTGCGATCTCGTGATGGGCTATCACCATCCGAGCCATCCGGTCGCGCTCGACCCCGCGCGCTACGACATGCTGACGCTCGGCAGCGAGCCGATCAGCCCGTTCTCCGCGCCGGGCCGCGCGGGACGGCCGCGCTACACGCTGCCGGGCGCGGCCGATGCGCGCGTGCCATACCTGTCGTATACGCCGAACGCGTATCTCGGCCGGATGACCGAGGTGATCATCGCGAACGCGCCGACGCCGCTGTTCCTCGATCGCGTCTACGAAACCGACATGGCGGAAGGATTGAAGGCGATGGCGCTCGCCGGCCACGGCATCGCGTTCCTGCCGCACAGCGCGGTCGAGGACGCGGTCGCGAGCGGCCGGCTGATCCGGCTCGACCGCGCGGTGCGCGGCGGCGCGCATCCGTTCACGCTGACGATGGAGATCCGGCTGTACTGCGACAAGGTCGCGCTGCAGGGCGGCGAGCCGCGGCAAAAGCTCGTGCGCGCGCTGTGGGACGTGGTGAGCGACGAGCTGCGCGAGGCGGCCGGCTGA
- the purB gene encoding adenylosuccinate lyase → MPDTRPDTLFALTALSPIDGRYASKTEALRDWLSEAAFMRHRVTVEVHWLIALSRAGFAEVPRFSDAAEQFLLQLVERFTAHDAARIKDIERVTNHDVKAVEYWLKESVKGQAELEKASEFIHFACTSEDINNTSHGMMLAGAREHVILPALRTVHQRLVALAHALADQPMLSRTHGQPASPTTLGKELANVAARLARAITRIEKVEILGKMNGAVGNFNAHLSAYPEFDWEAFSRDVIENRLKLTFNPYTIQIEPHDYMAELFDAVARANTILLDLDRDVWGYISVGYFKQKTKAGEIGSSTMPHKVNPIDFENSEGNLGLANATLRHLADKLPVSRWQRDLTDSTVLRNMGVALGYSLLAYDSLIRGLDKLEVNPQRLNEDLDNCWEVLAEPVQTVMRRYGIENPYEQLKELTRGKGITREALQEFVGTLAIPQDAKERLLAMTPASYIGKAVELAKRIA, encoded by the coding sequence ATGCCCGACACTCGTCCCGATACGCTTTTCGCCCTCACCGCGCTCTCGCCCATCGACGGCCGCTACGCCAGCAAGACCGAAGCGCTGCGCGACTGGCTCTCCGAAGCCGCCTTCATGCGCCACCGCGTCACCGTCGAGGTGCACTGGCTGATCGCGCTGTCGCGCGCCGGCTTCGCGGAAGTCCCGCGCTTTTCCGACGCCGCCGAGCAGTTCCTGCTGCAGCTCGTCGAGCGCTTCACCGCGCATGACGCGGCGCGCATCAAGGACATCGAGCGCGTGACGAACCACGACGTGAAGGCCGTCGAATACTGGCTGAAGGAGTCGGTGAAGGGCCAGGCCGAGCTCGAGAAGGCGAGCGAATTCATCCACTTCGCGTGCACGTCCGAAGACATCAACAACACGTCGCACGGGATGATGCTCGCCGGCGCGCGCGAGCACGTGATCCTGCCGGCGCTGCGCACGGTCCACCAGCGCCTCGTCGCGCTCGCGCACGCGCTCGCCGACCAGCCGATGCTGTCGCGCACGCACGGCCAGCCGGCCAGCCCGACGACGCTCGGCAAGGAGCTCGCGAACGTCGCGGCGCGCCTCGCGCGCGCGATCACGCGCATCGAGAAGGTCGAGATCCTCGGCAAGATGAACGGCGCGGTCGGCAACTTCAACGCGCACCTGTCCGCGTACCCGGAATTCGACTGGGAAGCGTTCTCGCGCGACGTGATCGAGAACCGCCTGAAGCTCACGTTCAACCCGTACACGATCCAGATCGAGCCGCACGACTACATGGCCGAGCTGTTCGACGCGGTCGCGCGCGCGAACACGATCCTGCTCGATCTCGACCGCGACGTGTGGGGCTACATCTCGGTCGGCTACTTCAAGCAGAAGACGAAGGCCGGCGAAATCGGCTCGTCGACGATGCCGCACAAGGTCAACCCGATCGACTTCGAGAACTCGGAAGGCAACCTCGGCCTCGCGAACGCGACGCTGCGCCACCTCGCGGACAAGCTGCCGGTGTCGCGCTGGCAGCGCGACCTCACCGACTCGACGGTGCTGCGCAACATGGGCGTCGCGCTCGGCTACTCGCTGCTCGCGTACGACTCGCTGATCCGCGGCCTCGACAAGCTCGAAGTGAATCCGCAGCGCCTGAACGAAGACCTCGACAACTGCTGGGAAGTGCTCGCCGAGCCGGTGCAGACGGTGATGCGCCGCTACGGCATCGAGAACCCGTACGAGCAGCTGAAGGAGCTGACGCGCGGCAAGGGCATCACGCGCGAAGCGCTGCAGGAGTTCGTCGGCACGCTCGCGATCCCGCAGGACGCGAAGGAGCGCCTGCTCGCGATGACGCCCGCGTCGTACATCGGCAAGGCCGTCGAACTCGCGAAGCGGATCGCATAA
- a CDS encoding gluconokinase: MILIAMGVSGAGKSRIGEMLAERLSCSYTDGDAFHSAANKEKMHQGIPLTDDDRWPWLRTIRAAIEEKQRAGETAVFTCSSLKRSYRDVLRGNDADVRFVYLKGSFDVLHERLKSRTGHFFDPSLLQSQLDTLEEPGPDEAIEVSIELTPEQIVDHVMQKIGVAQQH, from the coding sequence ATGATTCTGATCGCAATGGGCGTATCGGGCGCGGGCAAGTCGCGAATCGGCGAGATGCTGGCGGAGCGCCTGTCGTGCAGCTATACCGACGGCGACGCGTTTCACAGCGCCGCCAACAAGGAGAAGATGCACCAGGGCATTCCGCTGACCGACGACGACCGCTGGCCGTGGCTGCGGACGATCCGTGCCGCCATCGAGGAGAAGCAGCGCGCGGGCGAGACGGCCGTCTTCACGTGCTCGTCGCTGAAGCGTTCGTACCGCGACGTGCTGCGCGGCAACGACGCCGACGTGCGGTTCGTTTACCTGAAGGGCTCGTTCGACGTGCTGCACGAGCGCCTGAAGAGCCGCACCGGCCATTTCTTCGATCCGTCGCTGCTGCAGAGCCAGCTCGACACGCTCGAAGAGCCGGGCCCGGACGAAGCGATCGAGGTCAGCATCGAGCTGACGCCCGAACAGATCGTCGATCACGTGATGCAGAAGATCGGCGTCGCGCAGCAGCACTGA
- a CDS encoding GntP family permease yields MGAVQGSMLLIYTVIAIVALIVMIARFKIYPFLVLIIVSLGLGLVVGMPMDKIVKSFETGTGGTLGHIAIVVGLGTMLGKMMAESGGAERIATTLIDWFGEKNIHWAMMFVAIIVGLPVFFEVGFVLLIPIAFNVAKRTGKSLLVVGLPMVAGLSVVHGLIPPHPAALLAVQQYGADIGKTIAFGLIVGVPTAIVAGPLFALTISKFVKLPNDNPLAAQFVESHTEGKKRELPGFGITLFTIMLPVILMLVGSWADLVFAPKTLPNSLLRFAGNSDVALLIAVLVSFFTFGRLQGFNREQIQKFCGECLAPIAGITLIVGAGGGFGGILRDSGISQQIVATATQAHLSPLLLGWFVAALIRLATGSATVAMTTACGIVAPIAAASGVTVRPELLVLATGSGSLIFSHVNDGGFWLIKEYFGMTVGQTFKTWTLLETIISVLGLTFTLVLSAFL; encoded by the coding sequence ATGGGCGCTGTCCAGGGCAGCATGCTGCTCATTTACACCGTGATCGCGATCGTGGCGCTGATCGTGATGATCGCGCGGTTCAAGATCTATCCGTTCCTGGTCCTCATCATCGTGTCGCTTGGCCTCGGCCTGGTCGTCGGGATGCCGATGGACAAGATCGTCAAGTCGTTCGAGACGGGCACCGGCGGCACGCTCGGCCACATCGCGATCGTCGTCGGCCTCGGCACGATGCTCGGCAAGATGATGGCCGAATCGGGCGGCGCGGAGCGGATCGCGACCACGCTGATCGACTGGTTCGGTGAAAAGAACATCCACTGGGCGATGATGTTCGTCGCGATCATCGTCGGCCTGCCGGTGTTCTTCGAAGTCGGCTTCGTGCTGCTGATCCCGATCGCGTTCAACGTCGCGAAGCGCACCGGCAAGTCACTGCTCGTCGTCGGCCTGCCGATGGTCGCGGGCCTGTCGGTCGTGCACGGCCTGATTCCGCCGCACCCGGCCGCGCTGCTCGCGGTGCAGCAATATGGCGCCGACATCGGCAAGACGATCGCGTTCGGCCTGATCGTCGGTGTGCCGACCGCGATCGTCGCCGGTCCGCTGTTCGCGCTGACGATCTCGAAGTTCGTGAAGCTGCCGAACGACAACCCGCTCGCCGCGCAATTCGTCGAATCGCACACCGAGGGCAAGAAGCGCGAGCTGCCGGGCTTCGGCATCACGCTGTTCACGATCATGCTGCCGGTGATCCTGATGCTGGTCGGCAGCTGGGCCGACCTCGTGTTCGCGCCGAAGACGCTGCCGAACAGCCTGCTGCGCTTCGCCGGCAACTCGGACGTCGCGCTGCTGATCGCGGTGCTCGTGAGCTTCTTCACGTTCGGCCGGCTGCAGGGCTTCAACCGCGAGCAGATCCAGAAGTTCTGCGGCGAGTGCCTGGCGCCGATCGCAGGGATTACGCTGATCGTCGGCGCGGGCGGCGGCTTTGGCGGTATCCTGCGTGACAGCGGGATCTCGCAGCAGATCGTCGCGACCGCGACGCAGGCGCATCTGTCGCCGCTCTTGCTCGGCTGGTTCGTCGCGGCGCTGATTCGCCTGGCCACGGGCTCGGCGACGGTCGCGATGACGACCGCCTGCGGCATCGTTGCGCCGATCGCGGCCGCGTCGGGCGTGACGGTTCGTCCGGAACTGCTGGTGCTGGCGACGGGATCGGGTTCGCTGATCTTCTCGCACGTCAACGACGGCGGCTTCTGGCTGATCAAGGAGTATTTCGGGATGACGGTCGGCCAGACGTTCAAGACCTGGACGCTGCTCGAAACGATCATCTCGGTGCTCGGCCTCACGTTTACGCTGGTGCTGAGCGCGTTTCTGTAA